A single region of the Melioribacteraceae bacterium 4301-Me genome encodes:
- a CDS encoding M20/M25/M40 family metallo-hydrolase, whose product MQKKTIFSLFIVLIFSFTTFSQQKVDLNVIQQIRHEGLENSKVMEILSYLTDVYGPRLANSPSFFKAANWTVEKLKEYGLKNAHLEPFGTFGRGWEFNKFYMAMTEPTYMPIIGYPKAWTGSTNGLIKGSPILIKIEKAEDIEQYKGKLKDAIVLTQPEQTIEETFKPDATRRTETELAELAKAPEPSNKSSFADRFRQFRERRMLMQKINEFLVSEGVKLVIEPSRGMDGTVFVQSGGSYNNMNETSLPQVVISTEQYNRIVRILEKNIPVEIEAEIQTKFYNQDSTGYNIIAEIPGTDKNLKDQIVMLGGHFDSWHSGTGATDNAAGCAVAIEAVRILEKLGLKPKRTIRIALWDGEEEGLIGSRAYVKNHFFDIETKEKKPEYDNFFVYFNYDNGSGKIRGIYLQGNDAARPIFEEWFKPFNDLGASTVTIRNTGSTDHVSFDAVGLPGFQFIQDELAYGTRTHHSNMDVYDHCSAGDLMQSAVIMASFIYNASVMDGKFPRKYFNPNEVSLRRGF is encoded by the coding sequence ATGCAGAAAAAAACTATTTTCAGTCTTTTTATCGTATTGATATTTTCCTTCACTACTTTTTCTCAGCAGAAAGTAGACTTAAATGTCATCCAGCAAATTCGTCACGAAGGCTTGGAAAATTCCAAAGTAATGGAGATTCTCAGTTACTTAACTGACGTTTACGGGCCACGTCTTGCAAATTCACCTTCATTTTTTAAAGCTGCAAACTGGACAGTTGAAAAATTAAAAGAATATGGCTTAAAGAACGCGCATCTTGAGCCATTTGGTACCTTTGGTCGCGGGTGGGAATTTAATAAATTTTATATGGCAATGACCGAACCCACTTACATGCCAATAATTGGTTACCCAAAAGCATGGACAGGCAGCACTAACGGCTTAATCAAAGGAAGCCCTATACTCATTAAAATAGAAAAAGCAGAAGACATCGAACAATATAAAGGTAAATTAAAAGACGCTATTGTGCTCACGCAGCCCGAACAGACTATAGAAGAAACTTTTAAACCTGATGCAACAAGAAGAACCGAGACAGAATTAGCTGAACTAGCAAAAGCTCCAGAGCCAAGCAATAAATCATCTTTTGCAGATAGATTCAGACAATTTAGAGAAAGAAGAATGTTGATGCAAAAAATTAACGAATTCCTTGTTTCAGAAGGCGTTAAACTTGTAATTGAACCTTCAAGAGGTATGGATGGTACTGTATTTGTACAAAGTGGCGGCTCCTATAATAATATGAACGAAACTTCTTTGCCGCAGGTTGTAATTTCAACTGAACAGTATAATCGAATTGTAAGAATATTAGAAAAAAATATACCAGTAGAAATTGAAGCTGAAATTCAAACTAAATTTTATAACCAAGATTCAACTGGTTATAATATAATTGCTGAAATACCTGGTACAGATAAGAACCTAAAAGACCAAATTGTAATGCTGGGCGGACATTTTGATTCATGGCATTCTGGAACTGGAGCAACTGACAACGCAGCTGGGTGTGCCGTAGCTATTGAAGCAGTTAGAATATTAGAAAAACTTGGTCTTAAACCAAAGCGAACAATTAGAATTGCTTTATGGGACGGCGAAGAAGAAGGTTTAATTGGTTCAAGGGCTTACGTTAAAAATCATTTTTTTGATATAGAAACAAAAGAGAAAAAACCAGAATACGATAACTTTTTTGTTTACTTCAACTACGACAACGGCTCAGGCAAAATTAGAGGAATTTATTTACAAGGCAATGATGCCGCACGACCAATATTTGAAGAATGGTTCAAACCGTTTAACGATTTAGGTGCTTCAACAGTTACTATAAGAAATACAGGCAGCACAGACCATGTTTCGTTTGATGCTGTAGGTTTGCCTGGATTTCAATTCATTCAAGACGAATTAGCTTATGGCACTCGTACTCATCATTCAAATATGGATGTATATGACCACTGCAGTGCTGGCGATTTAATGCAGTCTGCTGTAATTATGGCCTCATTTATTTATAATGCTTCTGTTATGGATGGAAAATTTCCAAGAAAATACTTTAACCCTAATGAAGTGAGTTTAAGACGGGGATTCTAA
- the metH gene encoding methionine synthase, with translation MSSKLDLISEILKNRILILDGAMGTMIQRYKLSEMDFRGDRFKDHPHDLKGNNDILNLTHPEIIKEIHTEYLKAGADIIETNTFNGTSISQSDYHTESFVYEINFNAAKIAKESAEFFTKQNPQKPRFVAGAIGPTNKTLSISPDVLNPGFRAITFDQLSTAYKEQVRGLMDGGVDILLVETIFDTLNAKAALFAIMELCDEINKQIPIMISGTIVDLSGRTLSGQTTEAFWISISHTKNLLSVGLNCSLGPKQMRPFIEELSNIANTFVSLYPNAGLPNELGEYDETPNAMLSVLEDYAKSGFLNIVGGCCGTTPEHIKAFSEIAIKYKPRTVPKVEPYLRLSGLEPLVFRPNMNFVNIGERTNVTGSKKFARLIKEGNFEEALSVAKEQVEGGAQILDVNMDEAMINSEEAMTKFLNLISTEPDIAKLPIMIDSSKWSVIEAGLKCIQGKGIVNSISLKEGEEKFIERAKLILRYGAAVIVMAFDEEGQADTFERKIKICERAYKILTEKVNFPPQDIIFDPNIFAIATGIEEHNSYAVNYIEAVRWIKKNLPLAKVSGGVSNLSFSFRGNDTIREAMHSVFLYHAIEAGMDMGIVNAGQLAVYEDIPKDLLELIEDVIFNRHPDATEKLIKYAESIQKETKTHEKEREWRNQSVEDRLKYSLIKGIDDYIEQDVEEARLKYSSPLTVIEGPLMEGMNVVGDLFGSGKMFLPQVVKSARVMKKAVAYLEPYLAHPPTPSLREGDFKWETADPILYSKLKEFCELHRSNPTKAESILWEHLKSKKFYNYKFCRQHIIDQYIVDFVCLSKKLVIEIDGLIHQLPENIESDEIRTKKLNELGFEVIRFTNDEVIYNTKKVLNKILEKLKQIESLYKTSTLSLGEGKGGTGTILLATVKGDVHDIGKNIVGVVLSCNNFKVIDLGVMVPSEKILSTAIEKKVDIIGLSGLITPSLDEMVHVAKEMQRLGLKLPLLIGGATTSRIHTAVKISPEYEGPTIHVLDASRSVGVVSNLLNSEQRDKFVNSIKNEYKKLIDDYQKRQTSKNFLTIEEARKNKPKTDWKKIQTYKPHKLGISIFNNFSLKEIRKYIDWTPFFSAWELKGKYPAILEDEKYGTEAKKLFQDANKMLDEIISKKLLKANGVVGLFPANSVEDDVEIYTDETRKGILCVLHFLRQQTQKSSGVPNICLADYIAPKDSLVNDYIGAFAVTSGIGLESLLEKYQNENDDYSVILIKALSDRLAEAFAELLHEKVRKEIWGYSKNENLSNEDLIKERYVGIRPAPGYPAQPDHSEKLVIWKLLDVEKNTSIKLTESMAMYPASSVCGLYFSFPDSKYFTVGKISKDQVEDYRKRKGISLKEAEKWLRPILNYSEGTE, from the coding sequence ATGTCTAGTAAACTTGATTTAATTTCGGAGATATTAAAAAATCGGATTCTCATTTTAGACGGTGCTATGGGAACAATGATACAGCGTTACAAATTGTCTGAAATGGATTTCCGCGGTGATAGATTCAAGGACCATCCACACGACCTAAAAGGAAATAACGATATATTGAATTTAACACATCCTGAAATTATAAAAGAAATTCACACAGAATATTTAAAGGCCGGAGCTGACATCATTGAAACAAACACTTTTAATGGCACCTCCATCTCTCAAAGCGATTATCATACAGAAAGCTTTGTCTATGAAATAAACTTTAATGCTGCAAAAATTGCTAAAGAATCAGCAGAGTTTTTTACTAAACAAAATCCCCAAAAACCAAGATTTGTCGCTGGCGCCATTGGACCAACAAACAAAACACTTTCAATCTCTCCCGATGTTCTTAACCCAGGCTTTCGTGCAATTACTTTCGACCAGCTTTCTACAGCTTATAAAGAACAGGTACGCGGACTAATGGACGGTGGTGTGGATATCTTGCTGGTCGAAACAATTTTTGACACCCTTAATGCTAAAGCGGCTTTATTTGCCATAATGGAATTGTGCGATGAAATTAATAAGCAAATTCCTATTATGATTTCAGGTACTATTGTTGACTTAAGCGGAAGAACTCTTTCGGGTCAAACAACTGAAGCTTTTTGGATTTCAATATCACATACTAAAAACCTTTTAAGTGTAGGACTCAACTGTTCCTTAGGACCAAAACAAATGCGCCCATTTATTGAAGAGCTTTCTAATATTGCTAATACATTTGTTAGCTTATACCCTAATGCTGGATTGCCAAATGAATTAGGCGAATATGATGAAACACCGAATGCAATGTTGTCTGTCCTGGAAGATTATGCCAAAAGCGGGTTCTTAAATATAGTGGGCGGATGCTGCGGAACTACTCCAGAACATATTAAAGCTTTTTCAGAAATTGCAATTAAATATAAGCCAAGAACTGTCCCTAAGGTTGAGCCTTATTTAAGATTAAGTGGATTAGAACCGCTGGTATTTAGACCCAATATGAACTTTGTAAATATAGGTGAAAGGACAAATGTAACCGGTTCTAAAAAGTTCGCTCGATTAATTAAAGAAGGAAATTTTGAAGAAGCTTTGTCTGTTGCTAAGGAACAAGTAGAAGGTGGTGCTCAAATTCTTGATGTTAATATGGACGAGGCTATGATTAACTCCGAAGAGGCCATGACTAAATTTTTAAATCTAATTTCAACTGAACCTGATATTGCTAAACTTCCTATAATGATAGACTCATCCAAATGGTCAGTAATTGAAGCTGGTTTAAAATGTATACAGGGTAAAGGTATTGTTAATTCAATAAGTCTAAAAGAGGGTGAAGAAAAATTTATTGAACGTGCTAAACTAATTTTACGTTATGGAGCAGCAGTGATTGTTATGGCTTTTGATGAAGAGGGACAAGCTGACACTTTTGAAAGAAAAATTAAAATTTGTGAACGCGCATATAAGATATTAACTGAGAAAGTTAATTTTCCTCCACAAGATATTATTTTCGACCCAAATATCTTTGCTATCGCTACCGGCATTGAAGAACATAATTCTTACGCTGTAAATTATATCGAAGCAGTACGATGGATTAAGAAAAATCTGCCTTTGGCAAAAGTCTCCGGTGGTGTTAGCAATCTCTCTTTTTCATTTAGAGGTAACGACACTATTCGCGAAGCAATGCACTCGGTCTTTCTTTATCATGCTATTGAAGCCGGCATGGATATGGGAATTGTTAACGCTGGACAATTAGCTGTCTACGAGGATATTCCAAAAGACCTACTAGAACTAATTGAAGATGTTATATTTAATAGACATCCTGATGCTACTGAAAAATTAATTAAATATGCTGAATCAATTCAAAAGGAAACTAAAACCCACGAAAAAGAAAGAGAATGGAGAAATCAATCTGTTGAAGATAGACTGAAGTATTCCCTAATAAAGGGAATTGATGATTATATTGAACAAGATGTTGAAGAAGCTCGGCTTAAATATTCCTCACCCTTGACTGTTATCGAAGGACCTTTAATGGAAGGAATGAATGTAGTTGGCGACCTATTTGGCTCAGGTAAAATGTTTTTGCCCCAGGTGGTTAAAAGCGCTAGGGTTATGAAAAAAGCTGTGGCTTATTTGGAACCATACTTGGCCCATCCCCCTACCCCTTCCCTAAGGGAAGGGGATTTTAAATGGGAAACAGCAGATCCTATTTTGTATAGCAAATTAAAAGAATTTTGTGAATTGCATCGATCTAATCCTACTAAAGCTGAATCAATTTTATGGGAACATCTAAAATCAAAAAAATTTTATAATTATAAATTCTGCAGACAACATATTATCGACCAATATATTGTCGATTTCGTTTGTCTTTCGAAAAAGCTTGTAATCGAAATTGATGGTTTAATTCACCAATTACCAGAAAATATTGAATCAGATGAAATAAGAACCAAAAAATTAAATGAACTTGGTTTTGAAGTAATCAGATTTACTAATGATGAAGTTATTTATAATACAAAGAAGGTTTTAAACAAAATTTTAGAAAAACTAAAACAAATAGAATCTCTTTACAAAACATCTACCCTCTCCTTAGGGGAGGGTAAGGGTGGGACAGGTACTATTCTGCTTGCAACCGTCAAAGGTGATGTTCACGATATTGGTAAAAATATTGTCGGGGTTGTTCTTAGCTGCAATAACTTTAAAGTAATTGACTTGGGTGTAATGGTACCATCTGAAAAAATATTATCTACCGCCATCGAAAAAAAAGTAGATATTATTGGTTTAAGTGGTTTAATAACACCTTCATTGGACGAAATGGTTCATGTGGCAAAAGAAATGCAAAGATTAGGACTCAAATTACCACTGCTTATTGGAGGTGCAACCACTTCAAGAATTCATACCGCTGTTAAGATTAGTCCAGAATACGAAGGTCCAACTATCCATGTACTCGACGCTTCCAGGAGCGTTGGAGTTGTAAGTAACCTATTAAATTCTGAACAAAGGGACAAATTTGTCAATTCAATAAAAAATGAATACAAGAAACTTATTGATGATTACCAAAAAAGACAGACATCCAAGAACTTTCTTACAATTGAAGAAGCAAGAAAAAATAAACCTAAAACCGATTGGAAAAAAATCCAGACTTACAAACCGCATAAGCTCGGGATATCAATTTTCAATAATTTTTCTTTGAAAGAAATAAGAAAATATATTGATTGGACTCCTTTCTTCTCGGCATGGGAACTTAAAGGCAAATACCCAGCAATTTTAGAAGATGAAAAATATGGTACAGAAGCTAAAAAGCTTTTTCAAGATGCGAATAAAATGCTGGACGAAATCATTTCAAAAAAATTACTAAAAGCTAATGGTGTTGTTGGCTTATTCCCGGCTAATTCTGTTGAAGATGATGTTGAAATCTATACTGATGAAACAAGAAAAGGTATTTTGTGTGTATTACATTTCTTAAGGCAGCAAACTCAAAAAAGCAGCGGAGTACCAAATATCTGCTTAGCTGATTATATTGCCCCTAAAGATTCTTTAGTTAATGATTACATTGGTGCATTTGCAGTAACAAGTGGAATTGGCTTAGAATCATTATTAGAAAAATATCAAAATGAAAATGATGATTACTCTGTGATTTTAATTAAAGCATTATCTGACCGACTTGCAGAAGCCTTCGCTGAACTATTGCATGAAAAAGTAAGAAAAGAAATTTGGGGTTATTCAAAAAACGAAAACCTTTCTAACGAAGATTTAATCAAAGAAAGATATGTGGGAATTCGTCCAGCACCAGGCTATCCAGCTCAGCCAGATCATTCTGAAAAATTGGTAATCTGGAAATTACTTGATGTTGAAAAAAATACTTCAATAAAACTTACTGAAAGTATGGCTATGTATCCTGCATCTTCAGTTTGTGGATTATATTTCTCATTTCCAGATTCAAAATATTTCACTGTTGGTAAAATTAGTAAAGACCAAGTTGAAGATTACAGAAAGAGAAAAGGAATAAGTCTAAAAGAAGCAGAAAAGTGGCTTAGACCTATTTTAAATTATTCAGAAGGAACCGAATAA
- the rfaD gene encoding ADP-glyceromanno-heptose 6-epimerase — MIVVTGGAGFIGSAVVWKLNLIGKENIIIVDELGSDEKWKNLNGLKFADFFHKDDFIQLILEDNISFDIDSIIHLGACSSTTEKNADYLMDNNFKYSQVLADYSVKNNIRFIYASSAATYGDGSNGYDDDESKLDKLRPLNMYGYSKHVFDLWVKKNNLFDKVVGLKYFNVYGPNEYHKKEMRSVVHKAFEQINETGKVKLFRSYNKQFKDGEQKRDFIYVKDAVDMTLFFLEHRDKNGLFNVGTGKAQTWNSLVTALFNAMNKSVKIEYIDMPEDIKEKYQYFTEAEIKKLRAAGYKNKIMSIEEGVTDYVQNYLLKNPYLSA; from the coding sequence ATGATAGTAGTTACAGGCGGAGCTGGATTTATTGGTAGCGCTGTTGTTTGGAAATTGAATTTGATTGGCAAAGAAAACATTATTATTGTAGATGAGCTCGGAAGCGATGAAAAATGGAAAAATTTAAATGGACTTAAATTTGCTGATTTTTTTCACAAAGATGATTTTATTCAATTAATTTTAGAAGATAATATTAGTTTTGATATTGACTCAATTATACACTTAGGTGCTTGCTCTTCTACTACAGAAAAGAATGCTGACTACTTGATGGATAATAACTTCAAGTATTCACAGGTTCTCGCAGATTATTCTGTAAAAAATAACATTAGATTTATTTATGCCTCATCAGCAGCTACCTACGGTGATGGCAGTAATGGCTATGACGATGATGAAAGTAAATTAGATAAACTTAGACCCCTAAATATGTATGGTTACTCAAAACATGTTTTTGATTTATGGGTAAAGAAAAATAATTTATTTGATAAGGTAGTTGGGTTAAAGTATTTCAATGTTTATGGCCCGAACGAATATCATAAAAAAGAAATGAGAAGTGTCGTTCACAAAGCCTTTGAGCAAATTAACGAAACTGGCAAGGTGAAGTTGTTCAGGTCGTATAATAAACAATTCAAAGACGGAGAACAAAAGCGTGATTTTATTTATGTAAAAGATGCGGTTGATATGACTTTGTTTTTTTTAGAACATCGCGATAAAAATGGCTTATTTAATGTAGGTACTGGTAAAGCACAAACATGGAACAGTCTTGTAACTGCCTTATTTAATGCAATGAACAAATCTGTTAAAATTGAGTATATAGATATGCCTGAAGATATTAAAGAAAAATACCAATACTTTACTGAAGCGGAGATAAAAAAATTAAGAGCAGCTGGATACAAAAATAAAATTATGAGTATAGAGGAAGGTGTAACCGATTATGTGCAAAATTATTTGCTAAAAAATCCTTATTTAAGTGCATAG
- a CDS encoding four helix bundle protein, whose protein sequence is MTDFEPPKSRAELRKRLYFFTLKLIEFIDLLPKDNVSQRIGDELFSSGTSVISNYIEGQAAITKKAMTEFMLEAIKCTNEAKLWLALLRDSKRANQQKVKWFLDELDELSQILASLINSKEKL, encoded by the coding sequence ATGACTGACTTTGAACCTCCCAAATCGAGAGCAGAATTAAGAAAAAGGCTTTATTTTTTTACACTGAAGTTAATTGAATTTATTGATTTACTGCCGAAAGATAATGTTTCTCAACGTATTGGGGATGAACTTTTCAGCAGCGGTACGAGCGTAATAAGTAACTACATTGAAGGGCAGGCGGCAATAACAAAAAAAGCAATGACAGAATTCATGCTTGAAGCAATTAAATGTACTAATGAAGCAAAACTTTGGCTGGCTTTATTAAGGGATAGCAAACGAGCTAACCAGCAAAAAGTAAAATGGTTTCTCGACGAACTGGATGAATTATCGCAAATTCTTGCTTCTTTAATTAATTCTAAAGAAAAGCTATGA
- a CDS encoding NUDIX domain-containing protein: MKQQLATLCYVIKDNKTLMIYRNKKQNDYHEGKWNGLGGKFEPGETPEECAVREVKEESGLLIKNPRMHGFITFPMFDGVKDWYVFLFTATEFEGELIDSNEGKLEWIPNEKLTELNLWEGDKIFIPWLFQEKFFSAKFNYRDKKFIDYSVEFY, translated from the coding sequence ATGAAACAACAACTTGCAACTCTCTGTTACGTTATCAAGGATAACAAAACATTAATGATTTACCGTAACAAAAAACAAAATGATTACCATGAAGGTAAATGGAATGGACTTGGCGGTAAATTTGAACCTGGTGAAACACCTGAAGAATGCGCAGTTAGAGAAGTTAAAGAAGAATCTGGATTGTTAATAAAAAATCCAAGAATGCACGGCTTTATTACATTTCCTATGTTCGATGGAGTTAAAGATTGGTATGTGTTCCTTTTTACTGCAACTGAATTTGAAGGAGAGTTAATTGATTCTAACGAAGGAAAACTTGAGTGGATACCAAATGAAAAATTAACTGAATTGAATTTGTGGGAAGGTGATAAAATCTTTATCCCGTGGTTATTTCAAGAGAAGTTTTTCAGTGCAAAGTTTAATTATAGAGATAAAAAATTCATTGATTACAGTGTAGAATTTTATTGA